A region of the Dysidea avara chromosome 9, odDysAvar1.4, whole genome shotgun sequence genome:
CCACATTCTGTCACTGTAGGGCTGAGAGGAACAACTCTTTGAAGTTGATGATAGTGGGTTTGCGTGGAAAAGGAAAGACCACTTTATTGAAACATCTCAGAACTGAAGGAAGGTTTGAGGagtcacttttccctgatgtaGGAAGGGTACCTAGTCCAACTTTAGACGACACTTCCAGTGACACAACTGCAAATACCAACAGAACAGTTGGGATCAAGATTGGCATGTGGCATTATTGCAAGTACAGGAATAACCCAACACACGAGCATCCTGAGATTCAATTCTATACATGGGACTATGCTGGAGAGGTATATTTATGTGATTACATGTACTACTATTATTATACAACACAGGAGGAGTACTACTCCACTCATCAGTTGTTCCTTCACTCTCGTACCCTCTACCTTGTGATATGGAATATGTTGGATGGTGAAGATGGAGTGTACAGCCTTCTACCATGGCTACAAGGGATACATGTGAGCAACTACTATATACTAACAATATCATTGTTCTCTTTATATACGAAGGCTAAGGCTCCAAGGTCAGAGGTTATTATAGTTGGCACTCATTTGGATCAAATACCAAACTCTGACCATGACACATCGATAAGAAGATATGAGCAGCTTATTCGTCAGTGTTTTTCAAATCAATATTGTGAAGATCTGCCAAACTATTGGCCTAAGATTGCTGGCGTACACTTTGTTGGGTTAGTGGAGCAAAGATTTTTAGCTCAAGATTTGAATGTTGATGAGCTGAGAGATGATATCTATGATACTGCACTGAACCTTGATTTACCCTTAGGTACTTGTGTACTGTGTACTGGGTTACATCAAGTTCACTCATCTTGTTCTATAGATGAACTGTCCATTGCTATGAGATGCTCATCTCTTCCAAACATGAAGATGATAGATGAAATGATTCCCATTAGTTATAAAGAGTTTCAAAATAAAGTGATCAGAGCTGGGATGAGGAATTTCAGAGGTGGTGAAGTTTTTCCTATTCTTCAGTACCGACACTTTGAGTAAGCAGTGTGTGTCTAAATGCGTAGTACGTATCTTCTTTCTTATGTATTGCAATGGTTATTGTATGCTGTGATGACATCGTTGTGTTTGGCACTAAGACTCACTAGAAATACTGTATCACAAGGCATTATGACTAACTGGTTACCTCTTAGCCTGACACCACAGTTACTGCTCAGTGCTGTAGCTCTTATATAAGAATTAAATGCCAACTAATAGTTCTCCAGgtgtcccttgtttcattgcttttatctATGATCCCAACTGAAATGTAGAATTACTATTTTTTGGGGTGTcattatcgtactgtatagtagctgTATagtaggtaaaactaagcccaaacaagctttcagattgacccgaaatacTTTCAAgcagttgctacgaaatttaaaaaaaattattaaatggaattttctactgactgactgactgacttactgactgatgccttcagacaagtgtaacttgataatggctaagactacaggcttgattttttcactgattgacgttgcttcagctggacatgtgccttttggcataccacagtacatacaatacattcttcatgggcttaccagtgtcctcctttgtgtcccattcatctttgctgacagcaaaaggcgTTGGTTTGGCAgcagcatgtgatggctttccttcgtaatggaaatcattcatattttcatagtggctactttgattgcagaggtgcttttcgaatagttcttgattcgtaatgccgtgtaatgagttgaacatagctgacaacaaagcgtaatggatacttcacttttcagatgataattggtagctggagTGCACGGTGCTATTTCTTTTTTTGATGCGGTATaagtgggttcaccagtcataataattttgtttttaGAAAAATTTAAACAgactacacaaaaaaaattttggaattttcaactggggTAGGAacccatagcacattgataaaaagtactgaaacaagctggagtactgcacaatattaaatcacagtaaaacaataagttgtgttatattcctactgtgttcaagataccactgaaaagatataacacttcttattgttttattgtgaattaatatcatgcactactccaacttgtttcagtactttttatcaatgttttatcaatgtgttatggtccctactctagttgaaaattccaattttttgtgtacttgtcatacactacaatagtagtgtatagtagggaccacaaaggagtaggcgtggcccccgacataaaatcacccaaaaaacagcctcaaatttccctgacgacgatgaggcagtattggttaggtaaaactaagcccaaaaaagtgTTCAGATCCACCTGAAACGCTTTTAACAAGTtgttatggaatttaaaaaaaacaatttatttatcggaattttctactgactaactgagtaactgactgatgccttcagacaagtgtaactcgataatggctatggctacgggcttgattttttcactgttcgatgtcgcttcggcccaacaggtgccttctggcataccgcagtacacacaatgcattcttcatggacttaccagtgtcctcctttgtgtcccattcatctttgttggcagcgaaaagtgtcgatttggtggtagcacatgatggcttcccttcgtaatggaaatcgtctgtatttttcatagtggctacttcaattgcagaggtgcttttcgaatagcttttgattcgtactgctgtgtgacgggttgaacatagccaacaacgaaacGTAATGTATACTTccctttcagacgataatttacATAACTGGGGTGTGCGGCACCAACGCAACCCTTTCTTTTGggtttcagaggtgcttttcaaacagttcttgattcgtactgctgtgtaatgggttgaacatagctgacaacgaagcataatggaaacttcacttttcagacgatacgCGGCGCTATTTCAAGTGCACTATGCATGGGTTCATAGTactatttacaaaaagttaacaaacaagtatttcaaaaaaattgaaattttcaactagtatagggaccatagcacatcaataaaaagtactgaaacaagctggagtggtgcacgatattaaatcatagtaaaacaataagaagtgttatatccctactgtgcatttccattatggtatcttggagcacagtagggatatagcacttcttattgttttactatgatttaatatcgtgcaccactccagcttgtttcagtactttttattgatgtgctatggtccctactctagttgaaaattccaaattttttgaaatacttgtctTAATAAAGGTCGATGATCCCTACTATTAAACCCTACCATACTTTATCAATACATACTGAATGGTTGACAGGGCTATTGCAACTTCTAAAAATGTTAATATTCCCAAAGAAGAAGTGAAGGCGATTTTGTTGTTCTTGCAGAGTAAAGGTGGTTGACAACATGGTAACTATGAATGACATATTACCATTATCTGTTCTGTTCTAGGACTTGTAGTTCGTTTTGATTTTGGGAAAATGTCAAAGTACTACTTCACTGATCCAGAATGGCTGAATTCTGTGTTTGCCTTGTTGGTGTCTGAACATACGTCTATAACTTTTGTCCAGCCGGGATTTGGTGAGTGTGATAAACAGTACCAAAATGTGTTGTCAAGTTTGTTAACAGATCACCGCACTGGAACTATTCAGAGAGATCATCTTGAAAACAGGCTCAAAATGGAAAGAGTCCAAAGAAAGCATGTAGAAGATGTCATCGAGTTGCTGGAGAGCCATCACATTGCAATACCAGTAGATTTCAATACATTATTAGTGCCAGCTTTGTTAGCAGATGATCCGTCCAATGTTGCATTGATGAAAGGGACGTTTCCTCGTCCACCTACTTTAGCGCTTAAACTGGCACAACCTGAACGCCTTCCAACACCAATTGCTGCTACTCCACCGATACAAATGCTAGGTACTGGGGTTGTGGTACGTCGACTGTATGTCTTTCATGGAATTCCTATTGgcttttggccacaactaattTCCCATTTTTATACTGAGAAAATATTCTTTGAAATAGTAAATAAAGCATTGAGTCAGTGTACAGAGGATGTTGGTGAGGAATATATTCCAAGGTGGAATTACTCCAAACGGAATATTTGGCTTACAGTCAAGAATACCACCTTGTTGGCCGTTGGTGTTGCTGGTAGGGACTATATGGACATGCATCAGAATTCTCAATGCAGAAAAATGAATTTAGCCAACCTACACTATATCAGTGAAGGTGAATGGATGAAATCAAAGTTCAAGTTCAACTCTGGAGTGTTAATTGAAGTGAATGATTTTGCATTTGTCTCTTCCTCTGACTCTGAACCAGTGATAACATGTGTCCCAGACATGTTCCGACATACTGCTGAGCTGTTGACATTTGCTGTTGAGATGATTGACAGTTTACTGTCAGAAGTATTTCACCGACCAAAGTTTTTTGGTGACTTGACCTGGGTGAAGGAACTAATCCCTTGTCCACTTTGCCTAGGAGATAAACGAGAGAAATCATTTGATTGGTCGAATAACACCCTTGAGCCTACTGGATTAGAGGTGAAGGTGCACTGTTGCAGCAAACATCACACCATTCAGGACTTGTGTCAAGAAGAggatattatttattattttcatATCAATCAGTGTCTATTTGAGGCTTACACTGGTGATAAAATAGCTTGTCCCAAACATGGATACCTACTGCTTGACTGTCTAGCTCCAGACTTGGTATGTGTCATATTGTGCGGTATAAACATGTGCTAACTCAGGTGTTGTTTAGATGTTCCAGGACATGCCGACAGATAAAGTGTATACTCCTGCATCATTTAGTCAAAACTATAAAGAGCTGGAAAAGGATGAATCTGGTGCCTTTGGTAATGTCTTTAAAGTGAGTGCATGTTCTCTCATTACTGTAGGATTACTTACTGTTTAATGTGTTACAGGACTACAAGACAGGTATGGCTATTAAAATCATCAAATCACATTCTTTGTCTGGTGATCAGTTCACTGAACAGACTTACAAAACTGTTCGGAAAGAGATAGACAAGTTGCTCTACTTCAAAGTCCATCCTCACATAGCAAATGTACTTGGTGTCTTCTGCAAGCCTCATGGGATTGTGCTGGAGTTAGCCCCAATGGGGGACCTACAATCGATTATTAATGAGTATCGGAACCGAGATAACGTGATGTGTTCTACAGCTTTGCTGCTCACAATGCAACAGGCAAGTTCAATGTTtagtgatgtaatgtaatgaacTTGTTTGCTTAGGTTTCATTTGCTCTGGAGTATTTACATGATAAAAGAATAGTCCACAGAGATGTAAAGCCAAGTAATGTATTGGTGTTCTCATACCCTGATGAGAACCATGTGTCTACCAATAACCCCCAAAAGTGGAACTGTGAGAGTTGCTTACATGTTAATGGTACTAAAGTTCTTGTGAAACTGAGTGATTTTGGTGTTGGCATCAGAGTCACTGCATTCCGACTACTGTGTAATGAAGGTAGTGAAGGTTACAAAGCCCCTGAAGTTGCTAGCATCTCAGCAGTGGGTGGTTACAATGAGAAGGTGACTGGAAGTATTGTACCAAGTATATGTAGTATATCATGTTGAATTACCAGGTGGACATCTACTCCTTGGCTATGATACTGTACGTGATGTTGACACTGCGAAATGTCCCATTGAGGGGAATTCCTAATTTTGGGCAATTCATCATAGCAGGGAAACGCCCAAAATTCACAACAATGGTAATGAGCTTGAATACTAACATGACCATACTGTAATGTAGGCATACAACATGTATAcacaacacatcacacacacgcacgcacgcacgcacacacacacacacacacacacacacacacacaatgtcaATTTTGCATATTGTGAAATTGTCCTTTATTGTACACAGGATCCAGTTTACCCAATTATTTTTTATGAGTGTGTTCTTCACTGCTGGAAACAGGATTACTCCCAACGTCCATCTGCTGAGAAAGTGTATTCACTGCTGCAAGATTTCCAATCATCTCTTGTAAACAAATATACAATAGAGACATTTAGCTCTATTCCCACCATTGCTGTAGTGTCTGTCAatggtgtgcagtgtttgtgGGCTGTTACTGAGTGTCCTGTTAGACGACAAGATGACCCTAGTGTACGTTCAAAGATTGAGTTAATGGTGATACAACAAAACCACCCGTCTGGATTGGAGTTCATGGTTAGAACATCATTATATTTTCCATAATAAACATACTTTGTTTTCTATcctacagtacaatagtactgtatagtaacaaACAAAATAGCACCCCTTGCTACCAAATATCATATTTTGCATGACAAAAGCAGCCACCTTTATGACCATTTTTAACATCAAATCTGCtgttaaaaaaataataaaaaataaattaaaaaatgaaataaatttttaaaaaaaacccTAACACAAGGAATAATGCAATTTAACAAGTCGACAAACCACTATCTTTGTTctgcctacctacctacctgcctgaccagtcacaaggctagaggcaaTGTAAAGgtaccattttatgccacaatactTATCTCACCTggggcatgtgccttttggggttctgtcTACCTTAATCTGCACCTTGCCTTTTCAATCATGCTGGATGTTCTCCTCTTCATGTAATAAAACCATATTGAGACTATAATTTTCATTATCGGCACTTTCCTTGAAGTATTTATTACAACTGTAAGAGACATTGGATACCCAATATATGGGCTTGACTGTAGTCACCATACCCTAACAATCTGGTTGGACTAATAATGAACAAGCATGAAGACCACACCTTTTAATGGCCTAATTATTCAACAtggtgaccacaccccttagtAGTCTTGTGATCAGAccgctttttgtgtgtgtgtgtgtgagtaaggggggggagaaaaaagggtctggtgaatctTCAGTAGCATTTTTGTGCAACCAGATCTATAAATTTGGCCAGGGATCATTGATTAGTAGCAAAGGTCGGTTAACAAAGTGATAATGGAAAAATGGCGGCACGTGTTTGCTTGACAAGTCTTTACAATCTGCATCCAAGGGCACGTATGCCGTATTTCCTATTCTCACTTCATTAACTAGATTTTGCTATTTGTCAGTGATCCCCAAACATTGTATATCTGGCTGTACAAAAAAATgctattggagatccaccagactctTTTTTTTTCTCcaagaaaaaaaagaagcagTCTGGCATAAGACTATCCCCCTATTCagtatgataatactgtatGTTAGGTAGGGCTGAAACAGACACTGCATATACTTGAGTATTTGTCAAGGATTTTGGTACtaggatagtaaaattggtactcaagtacttgttaagatcacatgaccagtGAGTTCGCCActagggagtgacacaatggcCTTAGAGTTTGATTGGTataatttcttgtcaggaacactaacatcagtactttaatacagtgtgcgtatcattgttgttacttgataAAGCTGTAAAAACTGCTTAAAGTCAGTATAAAGCATGTAAAATgagtatgactacaagtagctagtatttgtgagtactGATTGTTAACTCTAGggagtactcgaatactaaaaacaTGATCGTTTCATCCctaatattagggatcatgaaggtttgcgcttttcctggccaaaaatatcaccctacaaccagcctcacaataacTTTATGGGGGGATTTTCTActgcttgactgactgactgactgattgactgatgccttcagacaagtgtaactcgatgcagctaaggctacaggtttgagtttcactgttcgacatcacttcagcctatagtacatacaatgcatgcttcatggacttaccagtgtcctcctttgtgtcccatttatctttgctgaatgcaaaagatgttgatttgtggtaggaccgcatgatggcttccctatgtttgacgGGAATCATCCAAGTTTTCCATTGCAactgattgattgcagaggtctttttcttcatttgtagtactgtgtagCAGGCTGAACATtattgaaaatgaagtgtaatggtcattttgctatttcagtaatgtatagttggggtgtgtgttcagacgaaaacaataAACCCAGTACCATTTTTTTTCCATTCTAATGCAGTATtcatgagttcaccagtcataatagttaACCAACAAGTATAAGGGAAATTAAGTggtcgattagggatcatagaaataaaaagtatcgaaacaagggaggtcatctacatctgaagatataccagtgaacatttaatccctataccctCAACTGAAGTAAGGATGAAATGTTCGCTAGTATATCctcaggtgtaggcgacttcccttgtttcactacgttcttttctatgatccctaatcaaacctaaaattcttatacttgttttgttttttttaaatatactaACTATGTTAGATGCACTTGCAATGTGACATGTTGTATGGCCATAAGTATCTCTATTACATTTTCTAGGCTGTTGAAGAGCTGCCATCTAACATTGAGGACAAAATATGTTTGTGTCAGCTACACACATCAGTGGTGGTGGGTTATGCTGACCAGTTAGCCATCTATGATGCATCCAGTAAGACACTGACAACTCCATACCATCAAGCAGCTTGTGCCAAATGTGCTTGTGAACTGAAGTGTTTGGAGGTGTATGCTAACAACCTCACTGCCTTGTTTGCTGGTCAGTCATATGGAAATGTCCACCTCCTGTCACTGGAAGATAATCAACATCCAGACAGCTGGGTGAAATACTGTTATGAACTGAGGGGTGAAGTGTTAGAGACAATGAAGGCTTGTTGGTGTGAGACACATGTTGAGCTGTGGTGCAGTACAGGGCCAGACCTCATAGAGATCCTGAGGTTTCCAGTAGACGTTGCTGAGTGTGATCATCAGCAAATACAAGATAACATCATTTCACTACCTCTGACTACAACTGGCCTGGTGGTAGCCATTGAGTGTTGTGTAGCAGAAGATCACTTGTTAGTGTTCACTATGGCTGAACAGGCATCAGTGGTGACCTGTTGGGATGGCCACTCTAAGGAGCTCATCAAGAATATCTGCTTCAGTGAAATGGGTATGCTACAATTAGTGTGACCATAAAAGATTAACATAAGGGACCACATTATCAATACTATGAGCTTTTATCTAATctgactaaaactaaaagtacatcATTTTTCAAATTCGTTAGTAGTCGACTAAAATTATGGCTATAATGTGATCATCTTTTAGTACAGTGGACCTTGGTTTTACAAATCCCTTTGTCCttaggcaatgataaaagtattcagataagtgaattgtttggatatcTAAAGCTCGTACATTAATATAcaaagctctgttgaaataatctaatagaacatacacctgtagttaaaatactctaatagaacatacacctgcagttaaaatactctaataggacaatcatttccaatttcagGGTCAGATGACCAACAGTGGTCTACTGAACCTAATTCTACCAATAATTTTAACTAATATTGATAACTACTAATTTTTGTATAAAGACtaacctagctagctatatctaaaatAGAATAAACTAAAAATTGTAATTCTAACTAAAATCAGTTCTGAATTTTTTAGTAGACCAACTAGGATAATGCTACTCATAAATACTATTTTCTGCCATGTGGTGGTATAATGACAAGCCTGTCACTCTGGTCACCTAACACTACTGGTACATCCCTTATGATATCTATGTAGGTAATATCATCACCAATACTACCAGTCAGCCGCATAGCTAAAAGGCCTTCAAGGAATTTTAACAGCAGGAAGCTGCACAAATGATGTGCAACTCAGGGgaggatccagggggggggggggggggctttgggagCTGaagccctcccccccccccccccccccccttcatatttaggctttacttgatcaatatgctgagtattataatgaaattttgtcttagcataattatatgatcactaataatacaaatactcataaaaccaccttataaacatctttccaaggtattatcagtggatttatgctaatgTTTATGCAACTAGGACCCGGAtcagtattggaggtgtacaagatcaagatactctaatagagcagtcagctaactactctaatagaacattcactggtaACATGTAGTTGGtactgttatggaatttttcccaATCTGCCTGTACCTATACATACagtgaagtgcattggtctgtttaaagggcttcattcatctacttgtgtagttaatatatatggcaatacttaattcaggtacacaatttccattgaaaatgctctcagattcaatcttgtattgttcaaatttcaaaattttctactttcaacatcattattctaacatgcacctattcagtgttgtgaaattatgagaggggtgcatcatgtacttggttgtctgtacctacccaaacttttccattagcaaaatgcttcagagagccatacctataatctaaaggcagtatatataatctacaggcagaaaatattatgaattttatgtggaaatatctccaaattgcagtattttagcatctacttttcaaatttttcctgggggagggcatgcccccagacccccctagttgctgggaagtgtgctttgcacacctctacccaagagattagtaccttgagttagcccccccccttttataaatcctagatccgcccctgcaactAATCAGATTAGCATGAATACTTGGGAGTtgcatgataataataattgtaaccTGATTTTGTAAACCTGCCTTTTAGGTGCATAACACAATACCAGTACAAGATAGGTACACTAGCTTGGTAGCAATTTTCAAACTAACTTTGTCTTAATCTTGTCAGGTTTCTTTCCTAGCAACAGTGTAGGCATGTTAAGCCCGCACATCACTCTGATGACACTGCAGGTGATGTTGTTGGCTTGGAGACACTGACAAAGTTATGAAATGTGTGTATGCTTTTGCAGTCTATTTGGAGCTTCCTAGAGTGTGTAATTTAACCTGGAGCTTGCCAATACAACAACttgttacataactgaactccctactggctgacttgtaatgtagttgaAGTCTAtcgttttgtagctgaactctctacggtgtgaattatttgtggctgaactctctacagggtgtagctGAAACTGTCTTCAGTGTGACATGTTATATGACCTtaactttctacagtgtgaactggctgaactctttacagttcTTTACATCTGAACTCCGAACTCTCCACTACATAAGCGTAGCAACCCATGGGGCaagggggcttcagcccctcTATTGATTTTAGTGTGCAAAATGATTAAGATACCCCCCACCCCCCAGAGGGATCATGCTTCACATGTTGACTGTACTGTTATACCTACCTTTACCCCACCTGGAACAGAGCTCCCATATCTAGTAATATTTGCTACACCTATGAGctatgtattaaaatattaaatGCATACACAATGTTGGATTGGGAATGCTATTATGTACACATTGTGGACAGCCATTATTGTTTGGTGTGTTACCCCTCCATATACAAATGTAATGATGTTACATGTTTCCTTTACTACAGCAACATGTATTAGAGTGGTGGAGCCCAACTTGTACATTGGAACTGAGTCTGGTGACTGTATGTCAGTGGAGCTACAGAGTGTAACACGTGATCCAGACCAAATCATGAATGTGTTACCACACTCCCCACTTGAGAGGTATATCCATCGTGGCCCAGTGCAGACTCTCATTGCAGCTTATGGTACCATGGGTTGCCAAGGGAATCTGATGAGGTTGTTCTCAAGCCCTGTGGGTGAGGATCATCATGGAAATGCATTTAGACAAGGAGTGGCTTGCTCACTGGTGCTCAGCATCGGATATGGATATAGCAGTCCTTGGAGTAGTAAGAAAGATACAGAGAAGGATACGGATTGTCCAGATAAAGAAGAGGAAGAAGTTGATAATGATTTGTGTGTTCTAGTACATCTTGTTTAGCCAACAGATTATAATTTATACAGTTTATAGTACAAATTAGGACAATTAATATTCTATGCTGTGTGGAGGAAAAGAGTATGCAtt
Encoded here:
- the LOC136266109 gene encoding leucine-rich repeat serine/threonine-protein kinase 1-like is translated as MEGSRDQSQEPIDQVCVRLFDKAEGKDNLPEVNPKDLLVQIINDATVGVRDKRDFYNKLLRKAVFHGNVDIVELVLTDTKDIVDVNHVVIQGDVGHDLNPAYVGWTPLHFAANIVSSIQYRNNLNINSEDNTTVPMQDKVTLSLTIIMLLWRNGANPMNSYKLGENDIYPVDVDNNCPIVTLLLRILMELKDATLAAAPLNMVDNDHKSLLEWACRCGYVEVATRVLARVDDPNSVLFQAVKGTKNVFHLMGKKTNLDVLDALHRKYPNLQQHVNGRTPTQVDNSTHDHTPMSIACQVNNDKFFQWVLRCFNNTLTVIDLYNTGLTGELPLKVFEFPKLKTLNVSKNKLTGISEVNDCVAFACGELEKAVFSDNKFAVIPKGLFLLPKLKELNFSKNAVEVLDMNEIEIRKIPIVKLNVSGNAIKAVPRQIFCLPRLEELNLDNNQIAELPVEMWFAPRLMQLAVNGNLLTELLVPTCAGEGVGDHELYSLDSNVSSNISVRSRYSHSFRETMMAPSEMIEFEDVDIRVAHGPSSLGLQLTNLQLNNNKLQIIPPNLACLAPSLKTLLVASNELSVTPSVKNLPILLKRLDLSGNRLTKFLMKTFAQIEMYPFENCPRKCFYGSEQTCTHFSHKELVKLDHLDMSHNMIDDNVNTTYDGTSYYELLKLNLSNNRLKEFPDFILHQPSLWTLDISDNPDIKTIPYELCRLEQLFSFQYDGISAPEVRILNTWYTTAEKLSYLRSMMEKAERNNSLKLMIVGLRGKGKTTLLKHLRTEGRFEESLFPDVGRVPSPTLDDTSSDTTANTNRTVGIKIGMWHYCKYRNNPTHEHPEIQFYTWDYAGEEEYYSTHQLFLHSRTLYLVIWNMLDGEDGVYSLLPWLQGIHAKAPRSEVIIVGTHLDQIPNSDHDTSIRRYEQLIRQCFSNQYCEDLPNYWPKIAGVHFVGLVEQRFLAQDLNVDELRDDIYDTALNLDLPLDELSIAMRCSSLPNMKMIDEMIPISYKEFQNKVIRAGMRNFRGGEVFPILQYRHFEAIATSKNVNIPKEEVKAILLFLQSKGLVVRFDFGKMSKYYFTDPEWLNSVFALLVSEHTSITFVQPGFDHRTGTIQRDHLENRLKMERVQRKHVEDVIELLESHHIAIPVDFNTLLVPALLADDPSNVALMKGTFPRPPTLALKLAQPERLPTPIAATPPIQMLGTGVVVRRLYVFHGIPIGFWPQLISHFYTEKIFFEIVNKALSQCTEDVGEEYIPRWNYSKRNIWLTVKNTTLLAVGVAGRDYMDMHQNSQCRKMNLANLHYISEGEWMKSKFKFNSGVLIEVNDFAFVSSSDSEPVITCVPDMFRHTAELLTFAVEMIDSLLSEVFHRPKFFGDLTWVKELIPCPLCLGDKREKSFDWSNNTLEPTGLEVKVHCCSKHHTIQDLCQEEDIIYYFHINQCLFEAYTGDKIACPKHGYLLLDCLAPDLMFQDMPTDKVYTPASFSQNYKELEKDESGAFGNVFKDYKTGMAIKIIKSHSLSGDQFTEQTYKTVRKEIDKLLYFKVHPHIANVLGVFCKPHGIVLELAPMGDLQSIINEYRNRDNVMCSTALLLTMQQVSFALEYLHDKRIVHRDVKPSNVLVFSYPDENHVSTNNPQKWNCESCLHVNGTKVLVKLSDFGVGIRVTAFRLLCNEGSEGYKAPEVASISAVGGYNEKVDIYSLAMILYVMLTLRNVPLRGIPNFGQFIIAGKRPKFTTMDPVYPIIFYECVLHCWKQDYSQRPSAEKVYSLLQDFQSSLVNKYTIETFSSIPTIAVVSVNGVQCLWAVTECPVRRQDDPSVRSKIELMVIQQNHPSGLEFMAVEELPSNIEDKICLCQLHTSVVVGYADQLAIYDASSKTLTTPYHQAACAKCACELKCLEVYANNLTALFAGQSYGNVHLLSLEDNQHPDSWVKYCYELRGEVLETMKACWCETHVELWCSTGPDLIEILRFPVDVAECDHQQIQDNIISLPLTTTGLVVAIECCVAEDHLLVFTMAEQASVVTCWDGHSKELIKNICFSEMATCIRVVEPNLYIGTESGDCMSVELQSVTRDPDQIMNVLPHSPLERYIHRGPVQTLIAAYGTMGCQGNLMRLFSSPVGEDHHGNAFRQGVACSLVLSIGYGYSSPWSSKKDTEKDTDCPDKEEEEVDNDLCVLVHLV